One stretch of Hevea brasiliensis isolate MT/VB/25A 57/8 chromosome 12, ASM3005281v1, whole genome shotgun sequence DNA includes these proteins:
- the LOC131171457 gene encoding uncharacterized protein LOC131171457 has product MEDMKSQDFLQKFTVMMQELEQRQEVLQKEAEQRHQEALEEIKALLTGISFRNMNIVNNITQGEFTKAREDPLEDLKNLKQEFTLQDYWNSLNQLYSKARIQEEKALNFFLSGLVDELQLVVKMFKPRTLSEAYSLARLQEVTVATIKNNVNPDTKPTIFVTASFPPSTPSNLQSNFPKLSVSADKFDLLPIPIIQLPKLPGVPPRNPKLEHHENFKGEKSINGSSLPKSVKVYEGKAYVLVTKKTDQHKKRVGGKKTVHELWELW; this is encoded by the coding sequence AGATTTTCTACAAAAATTCACTGTCATGATGCAAGAATTAGAACAACGACAGGAGGTTTTGCAAAAGGAAGCAGAGCAACGACATCAAGAAGCTTTGGAAGAAATTAAAGCGTTGCTTACTGGTATAAGTTTTCGCAATATGAATATCGTCAATAATATAACTCAAGGTGAATTCACAAAAGCAAGGGAAGATCCATTAGAGGATTTAAAGAATTTGAAACAAGAATTTACCTTGCAAGATTATTGGAATTCCTTAAACCAGTTGTATTCAAAAGCTAGAATTCAAGAAGAGAAAGCATTGAATTTTTTCCTCTCTGGACTGGTTGATGAATTGCAATTGGTAGTGAAGATGTTTAAGCCAAGGACACTTTCAGAGGCTTATTCACTGGCTAGGTTGCAAGAGGTAACTGTGGCAACAATCAAGAATAATGTCAATCCAGATACTAAACCCACAATCTTTGTTACTGCTTCATTCCCTCCTTCCACTCCATCCAATCTCCAATCTAATTTTCCTAAGCTCTCGGTTTCTGCAGACAAATTTGATCTTTTGCCAATACCCATCATTCAGTTACCAAAACTACCTGGTGTACCTCCAAGAAATCCAAAATTGGAGCATCATGAAAATTTCAAAGGTGAGAAGAGTATCAATGGAAGTTCTCTTCCTAAATCTGTTAAGGTTTATGAAGGTAAAGCATATGTTCTTGTTACTAAAAAAACTGACCAGCACAAAAAGAGAGTTGGTGGGAAAAAAACAGTACATGAACTATGGGAATTATGGTGA